CCTACTTTTGTACAACAGGccccagaacagcagaaagcctccacctctgagcctggttctgcagggttctcctcctctgagcctggttctgcaggtttgtccacttgtgagcctggttctgtaggtttcttccttttaaaagggactttttctttccacattttcttttgcttgctcatgtggagcTGTTGggatttctctgtaaaagtgcccagaaatgactgtgttgtactttgcactatataaataaagctgaattaaagggcaactccggttttttgacacctggaccttatttataggtgtgtgcatgctcatgtactcactcagacaaacatcgtgcagctcggagtccttcagaagttatttagatccaaacgatgtagccgcactagcgggggtgccacggcaggggagcgttagcgcgggacataatctctgcaaaatcgctcatttcggctgtatttcttcatccatcgccagtgttatcataaagtcagctcgtctaccgtcttcaggtgggtcagctgaagagctgacagttttcgctaacttagccacaattagctcggatgggaacgttgcggcgctcctctccccagcagagaggcactttgagtcggcctcggctgtcacggcgccccggcgtctgacttccaggggccgagttggaaaacggccctcagctgctccacggaggctccggacacccgcgaagacgcacggctcgcgtgcggccgctgggccgctggacgtctctcctcgccgggaggatgcgtatctccgctccgCGGCGGATGCTcgctccgggccggccgcgggacgcgtgacggcccgccgcgccgaggccggagctctctcctcgccaggaggaagcgtatctctgctctccggcggatgcgcgctccacgccgacCGCAAGGCGCGcgacggccggagctctcttctcaccgggagaatccagatctccgccgcccggcggatgcgcgctccacaccggccgcgggacgcgcgacggccggagctctcttCTCGCctggagaatccagatctccgccgcccggcggatgcgcgctccaacccaggccgcgggacaccgccggaggccccccttccgaccgaaaggcaacccagcgccgatggaggaaaaatacagccgaaatgagcgactttgcagagattatgtcccgcgttAACGCTTCATTGccgtggcacccccgctagtgcggctacatcgtttggatctaaataacttctgaaggactccgagctgcacgatgtttgtctgagtgagtatatgagcatgcacacacctataaataaggtccaggtgtcaaaaaaccggagttgccctttaaactGAATTTGGTGTGTATCAGTtacaaaaatgttaaataaaaagacattaaaaaagatCCATTCAAAACACAGTAAGACAGTCATATCACACAAGATGGGGCATTAGCTGTAATCTTGGTCTGAACTGGAGCAACTTATACtcctgatgaagaggatgagAAGCATCCAGAACAACTTTCCTTTTAACTTGTGTATTAAAATTTCATCAAGCATGttgaaggtgcattaaggagtttgcacgttttatgcaaaacaacggcccctgcaggccttgggtgtaactgcagcttagtgaaacgctcgtgcctgtgaCTTGCGTCCATgtatgtgcacggaagaggggaactctatcctcgctctttaagtagcgctccagtaaaatgtaagtttcttttacctggtggagtctgtgctggagctgtggcagtgctagaagccagtcttttcttattttctggaagatcctgctcagttgttgctcactaagcatctggtggagtaatggcggacaaaacgaaacctaagcaaataaggccagcgggagcgtgcattatgTAACATcgtctcaaattctcccccgaaaaattctggtgccggaccggcactgcaactttcaagtgacaatttagcgctgttagcggtacttacattgaatatgtcagggcacattctacacatcattgaatatttgtaacatattaatagtggaaaataaatatttttaaagttgaaaaactccttagtGTTCCTTTAAAACACACTCCAGCCACTTTAGAGGCTTCTTCTGCTATCCTCCGGAAGGAATTCTGGTCCTTGATGCCAAAGCTACCATACCAGCATTAGATGGAGAAGGAAGTTATTGACTGGGAATGGGAACCGAGAAAGAGGTACTATCGATCTGAAACTGGGCGAGCCTTCTCAGATAGAATAATCATTGCTGACCATTTTTAACAATCACCATATAAAATCAAACTCGATTTTACCGTTGATTACAACAacttaaattattttaaacataATAATGTGATGAGCCATCTGATTCCTCTGCAGAGAACAGAATCACTCCGCCTGCACATTCTGCCGTTCTTTAATTAGATTCTCACAAACAGTCCataaacagaaatattcaaaGGAACAAAATAAGTAGCATAAATCAGAACTCCGTTAGgagatttgtttattttgagtttAACACTTCACTGCCTCCTGTTGGTCCATGAGAGAGACGCTGACCAACACTGCTGTCTCAGCAGTCGATGCAGCCAGCTCCGTTTGTAATGGAAGTCGTTTCTTTTGACTTTTTATCAGTTGTTCCTGTTTCTCTGTTACATGACGCTCCTTCAGAGCTGACATGTGAACAAGTGCAGctcgttctgctgctgctttttttttattgcaggaAGTAAGACGTGACCTGCTACTGGTGACACGGTGGTTTGAATGTGTAGCCATGCTGGAAACATGGTCATCTGGGTTAGTGTCGTCGAAAACCGTCAGTACTTAAATTTCAGTGTCATGATTTTCCTTGGATTAGAGGAGGTCCTTCAGATAAATGAATGTACATTCTGCTCCTGTAAAACTGATGatacttaaaataaaatatttctgcaAGCCTTTCACATATCAAACACTGActtaaagtgaataaataatTCATCCCCCCAGTCATCTGACACACTGTGTGAATTTTAATAAATATGctgtaatctaatgtaatcTAACCTGCATTAAAAGAGTTACATTCCTGTACCTAACTCAGTATTCAGGAGTTTCATGCAGACCTGAAGCTGGTTAAGAGAATTTAactgaaaaaatatgaaaaatgttaaCCTTTCCAGCGGTTTTCTAGACTGTCTTTGCCTTTATGTGACACATTTCACCACATTGCACTGGCACACTCGTGCAGGCGCGTCTGGACCTCTCTTGGTATCTGACTCATATTCTGCTTATTATGTCTGTGCAGAGGAAGGAAGTCTGGTAAATTTTAGCAGCTCGATTCCGGTCTTGTCTcacaaaccacaaaaaaaaaaaaaaaaaaaatccgttgGTATCTGCTTTGCTTTCTCACTGTATGAACAGACCTTTGCACTTTTTACCTTTAGACCAGTTTTGTAGAAGTCTGAGAGGATCAGCGATgagcttcacagcagcagcgggcGGATTTGTTGTCGGTCTTCTCTCTTTGTCAGGTACTGCATGTCGATATTTACATTTGCTTTAGATACACACAATTTGAAAATAACTCCATTACAGACGTTTGGAGGTGTGGTGTCTCACCCAAAGATGTTGGTTTTATCTGATGTGTTCACAGTGAGTGTAAACAGTTTCCTGCCAACcgtgatctgcagtttttacTTCTTCAGAGTtaatctgcagcagcacaatGACCAAACACTAACTCTCAACCCAATTTTCCTCTTGACCTTAAACTGCAACATGAGGCGTTATTTATACATGGTCTTTGTAATTTTTCATCAACTGGATAATTTTTTCAGAGCTCATGATATAAAAAGGAAATAAGTTGAGGAGAAAACTGAAAGTGTAACACTGTTCTAAAGCTGCAGTCTATAGTGTGCATCAACAATATCTCTAACTGACACATATCAGCAATCTTCAGATCGTCCATTGACCTTGTTCCATATCTGTCCAGTCCTTCACATTGAGTTTGGGGAATTCTTGTTTGAATCCCATTTAAAAGTAGGGTGTAAAAACTAACCAAGCCCACAGTGTCAGTGATAATGACTTATTGTGTCGACCCCTTTGGAAAGGAAGCagttacagacacacaaagacacagattTACCAACACACCATTTCTAAAGGAGgagttttgttgctgttttgggatctctggaaatgcaactttttgaaactgctCCGACCCCGTCTCCATGAAGATGATGGACCTGAAATATTTTGCCatatgttttgttcttttttagattattttctGCAACACTGCACGACTGCTACACTGTACATGCAGTAGCAAGTCACTGTTTACTGTGGCTCATGTCTATGAACCACAGTGTTCCTTTGAAACCGCCACTCTGCAAGCTTGCAAACCACATTCAAAACAACGATTCACCTCCCAGTTTTATTCACTGACAGCAGTGATGACTTGCCCTGTCTAATGAACAGCTTGTTTACTGAGATTTTTAATTGTGATTTCCGTCTGTGTTGCAGTGGTTGGAGGTCAGAGTAACTGGGGAGAGACTGACTTGACTCAGGTCTGTGCTGTAGAGGGAGGAACAGTGGATCTAACTTGTGACTACAAATACCCACACACAACAAATCATCAGACTACAAGAGTTATGAAAGAACTGTGGTTTACCAAAGAGGGTAAAGCACCAGTGGATCTCAGAACAGACTCAAACTACACAAACCGCTGGTGGTGTGATTGTAATGAGTATGGCTGCATTTTGAGAATCACCAACTTGAAAAAGTGTGACTCTGGAATCTACAAATATAAGATTAGAACAAATCATCCGGCTGGAGTTTGTCTGCAGGCCATCCAGCTGTCTGTCACAGGTAGTATTTATATCCAGAGACACTCTCTCCctttccattttctctttctcattaTAGATACACATTCTGTTTTCAGATCTCCGGGTGGAAGTGACCAAATTGCACAAGACAAGGGGTTCAAAGAGCGTTGAGCTAAATTGTCAACACAGTTGCCCTCCTCATCGTGTTTACATGTGGTTCAGCAACGGGCGCGTCATGATCAGAGAAACATCTTCATCTGTGTTCGTACCATTTCAGTCTACGGACAGATTTTCCTGTGCTGTGAGAGGATTCGAAAACATCACCTCTCCACCAGTGTGTGAATTTAATCTACCGTCTCATGGAAGACGTAACACGAACTGAGACTCCTTTGAAATGTGAACCAAACATAAATCAGACGGGTTCatgttttctcctccagatgctcCAAACCGTCCTGTTGTTGCTGTGAGCCCCTCTGGTGAGATCATGGAGGGCAGCTCCGTGGCTCTGACCTGCGGCAGTGATGCCAGCCCAGCTGCGACGTACACCTGGTACAAGAGGGAATCCTTTAGAAACATCAGTCATGGTGCACAGCTCAACTTCACTTCCATCCAGCCCTCCGACTCCGGAGGGTATTACTGCACAGCTGAAAACAAGCTGGGAGTGAAGAGGTCACAATACACACATATTGATGTGGAATGTGAGTAAAAGTAAAGCAATAttacacaaaacaaaagaacaatcacacaaaacacaacatgatTCCTTCAGCTGACCACAAACAACATAACTTCCTGGCATCGAAGCCAGATCTactaaaaaaaacccagtgacTCTCCTGCCAGTCTGGAGACGAGCTCTCACTCACACAGAGAGAtcacagaacacaaaacaaagaaatgatgcAGCCAGGGCTGagacaaatgtagtttttcttcttcaggtgCTCCAACCCTTCTTTCTGTCACGAGTGGAGGGAGGACGCAAAGCAGAGCAAGTGGTGAGACTCGACTCTGTTAAACAACAGATCACAGAGGACGGGGGAAACATAGAGTGCGGATTCATTCAGTTATGCAGATTTGTGGATTGTAGTTTAACCAACATCAGTGACCCTTGATATCTTGCCTGACAGAGCACTCAGTTAAAAAAACTAGAGAACCTCCTGTCACTGACCCACCTCAATGCTGCTTGTATGTAAAAATGACTTAAATTTGATTCAAATCATGGTTCAAAGTTCATAACTGAAGGAAGCAACATTAACCAACCACAGTGATTTGGTCTGTCAATAAAATCACAATCTCAGAGAAAAACTAGTCACTTGCTAATCATCCTGCAGACACCAATCAGCCTTAAAgaggctgtatcctgcttttttagccagttcaaaccctagaaatggcattaacatggtaatagtttatttttggcgctgaggaaaagtaattttgtgtgaaataaaagattttctggggctaattctgaaacctggaagagaaaacgctctgtgtcactgaaaatcccgcctctccccctgtggactttgactgacagcggacttcaaccaatcagtgcttcaaaacaaatacgctgatTAGCTTTAGCCctttagctcgagcttctctacacacaaagacacgcgaaaacgtcttttccaattagaaactcaccaagcgcagacccttcagactcttgctcttgcttgactgttgctttcagacgatggtgaAAGTTTATCctcgtaatcggagttacaaaaagcaccaacgctgattgccgagggcctttgggaggggggctcaggggagccatcttcaccgtgtgacgtgaacgtgggaaacagagcgttttcacgggtgtgggaggggctgcctctctgagcagctgaaacacgaggaaagctcaaacacaggcacgaaggaaaaaacgctttgggggtgtttttggtgagaacataactatataacaaggttaaaacatacaaaaagtgaattttgcacgatgcagcccctttaatgtgtttttttgatcCCTCTACACCTGCTGCATATTGCTATTAACGGTCAGTGGTATATTTTGATCAGTGTCTCCAGGATCAGGGAAATACATTGCTGTTGGAATGAttgctgctgtcctcctgaCTGTTGCATTCGCCACTGTATTCCTGTGGATTCGGTGAGTATCCgttttattttatattgtaCAGCAGATTAAGACATTATTCCATTATTATTTCAGTTGGTGGTACAagcaccaaattttgcacaaacaaTGTTCAAGATGtactttttcagaaaagttcgTTATCTAGCTGGAAATCCAGGATGGCCACCATTTTTCAATATGGCCGCCTcactaaaatgcaaaaaaaatttctTCAAAGTAGAACTTGAATGAACAGCATTAATGACCCACATATCAAAATGAATATACAGTATTCTGAATAGAAAATGGAGTAATGTCAGTTGAATTCCAATATAGCTGTCAGTTTGCAAGATGGCGGATGTTATGAAACTCGAAATTAACATTTTCGGAAGCCGTCTGATCACAGATGTtgcattaaagctagggtcgacgatcttggaaaactagcatgtagcacgaatgtagcatctccccaaggctccgcccagctcccaccccattggaggagctcccgttgggagcaaacgcactggacgcggaagtgcctcgcgcacggagtttgtgatcgcctccaatgttattaacctttctgactgccgcacacaacgcgcataggagcacAGCGCGCCCGCTCGgctttgttctatttttcatgcgagccacgagcgccgagagcgcctggGCAATGcgcgcgcgctctgaaccagggccagtgcacgccattgaaatgtacgcgcagggggctggtagaacggcaaagggatttgattggtttcttaagagcggtccgtgcaatacgattggtcggagtttttacactcctgtggccgctacagtggtcaaaTTTTATCagcacctttttccgtacacataatgtattgacttctcccagagggcagggagcatttcactcagtatgactaaaagtgcttttggaaaacatcgtctaccctagctttaagttgAAGGGCAACATCCattaacctgacacgccagatggacagtttcatatgtccaCCACGGAAATATtacacaagtccatctgggtagccgctcttccgatttgatttcagaggcgggaccttcaaaacaatccatAGCcggcgattggacgaccgttctaattgacacgcgacacactcaccacagactaATCCgcatcaagccacggtgtgacggagcttacgtgcgctgctgctgagaagcagcagacatcgtttcctgacaaaaagacttgaagtgaagttctgtgctcctctttcaaagaagaaattgagttgctttcttataaaactgcagatattggcgtgtccacggagatcgcttcgcatgccgccagtgttttcaaacttttgggcgcttcccgctgtcgtcacgtcttctcgtcacttccgctcctcccgcagctcccgcctctttcccctgattgggccggtgaaattttaacagagtgaaatcattggtctatggagcgctacaagatgggatctgcaggatttaggaactgaatcaggcaggtccatctgctatgcaaggttaaaCATCCATAGTCATTCAGTGAAATGCTGTGATCACATTCTTTTGGCTTGTATAATTATATAAAAGTGATGTCAAAGGTCACCCAGGACACGTTGATGACAGGACTGCTGTGAGACTCTGCATGGGGTTCAGTGTTGGCTTGTGCTGTACCAGCTGTAGTTGTAGTTTACGAACTGCTGTCGTGGTGCAGTCACTATAGTTTGGAATATACTTTAGTGTCTCAAATGCTGCCTGATAAGCCCTGTATCAATcttaaacaggagtttagttaGTTGTAGGACTGCCACGCTGATAGAGATCGACATACACTAAGGAGAGTAGAATCTTACAAAACAAGCCCATCAACCTTGAAGGTCCTTGCAACTTTGAAAAAGCTGTCTTCAGAATCTTCACATGTTCATGCTGTTCATGCTATTCATGCATTCATGCAATCAACAGATGAAGTCTTTCTCGGTTATGGCATGTGACATAGATATGTTCGTTGTTGCAGTGAATGTCTTTGCTTTTCCTCAGAATGCAGGCTTAGAAATGATCTGGGTTGTGTGTGGTCAGGATTAGTCCTTTGGGTGGTTTTCTGTTGATGATATGATGGTGAATCTGGTCCCAGATAAAGTCTACAGTGTTTTCCATTCACACCTTCACTGACTGTGGTGTTTACTTACTGGGGGTAAGTAAGTAAGTTACTGGCGCTGGTTAAAAAATGGTGAGGTTGAGCAGGTTCTCTGGGAAACCCTTCCACCCCTTGTCCTGACTTGTGAGCAGTTGACAAAATGCAGCTGCCAGGACAAAGCAAATCTATCACTTCAATGCAGTTGTGTGCCTGCTAATACTAAAACAAGAACCAGTTGAAGGTGTACATCAACAGAAAGTCATTTCCTGATTCAAACAACACACaagtcagtttattttttttacattgtttgtAAAACACAGAATCGAAGTTAACAGTACTCTATATATTGGCGAAGTATAACTCCCCTTGTATCATCAAAATATTCAATAATTTAGATTTTCTAAATGCAGAATTGCATTTCTCACACtccaaaaaaatatattttgatgCATCGAGCATCAAAATAGACTTATTCAGAGCAAAGAAAGCTCAAACACTTAAAAACTGCTTCGAAGGGCAGCCATCTCGAAAAAAATGTcagccatttttcattttcaaataggTAATGTGCTTTTCTAAGAGTCGGTTCTGAAGCACTTGTGTGCCAAATATTGTGTTTGTATCACCAAGTGAAAGATTGTCAGCCCCACCAAAAGGGAACCAATTAAATCAGGAATCTGACAAACCAGTATGTCTTAACAAGTCAGTACAGCTGCTTGCTGATTGTCCATTCTTCTAATTAGTAAAAAGGGAGTTCTGAAGGAATCATCAGAGCCTGAAGACAGACCGGACAACATGGGTCAGGTGAGACGGTCATATTCTTATACGACATTAAAAGAAGTTTGAACTCCCTTGAGAAATATCCTTCTatcttgttttcagtgatttcatgttttcatatcATTCTTTTTTGCTTCCATTCCTCAACATCTATGAGAAGCCTTCATTTTTCACAAGtatctttgtatttatttgactCCTCAGTGTCCACAGTCGCTTTGAGGTATTAGCAGCTTTGAATCAGTTATCTTCCCTTTCTAAGAgttgtctgctgctgtctgggtgTTGATATTTCATCGGAGCTCACCTTCTCTGTCATGAGTTCATGAAGCTGTTTCTATCAAAAAGCACCAACATCCAGAGAATTGAGCAATTTTCCTTCAGTTAGCTGACACAGCTTCAGCTGAATAACAAAACTAAGCTCACACCGTGCTGGAAGCACATGGGTGTCTCTGCAAAATTACAGTAAcacaatgaatgaaaatgatcatttggagtggattttttttatttttttgtttacttcaaATAGTTACTTTAATTCTCAGTCATTATTATAGAAACTTCATTTCTTTAACTTAAACTTAAATCTTCTGTGGCATGACGTCAAAGCTGTTTCATCCTGCAGAGGCTGCCTGATGCTGCACAGCCAGAGGAGCAGTTTCACCTTCACTACGCCAGCATCCACTTCATTAACAACCAGACAGACCCTCCTCACTGCAACATGAGAGCAGATCAGActcacagaaacatgaaggaCGAGGATCTTACAGAATACTCTGCTGTCAAACTGAAGAATGCAGCCCTGAGGTGAGCAGCTTCTCACTCATTTATAATATCCACATGAATTACCAAGAACTCAGTTCTGTAcggttgtttttgtgcttttgttgaATCAGCTGACTTCTATTATTTGTGCATCTCAGAAACAAGAACCAGGATGTCCGACAAGATCCGTCTGAACTGTACAGCACAGTCAACAAGGCCAGAGGAACACAATGACAATTTCTAACCCAACCTCACCTGATGTGTGTCAACTTTATATGGATGTAAACCTGATAAATATTGATCCATTCGTCCCTCAGActgtcagtccatccatccaccttaATCCACCTTAATCCTTTGTTCTCCCCATcttctatccatcatccattattatttatccatttattgatagactgtccatccatctgtccacccatcacccacccatccatcaacCAAAGTGCAGGTGAGGATGAATCAGGTCTGCACAGATCCTCTAAAGTGTTTGAACTGGTGCACACAGTCAAAGTGCATGCAGGTAATTATCTGGAAGACCACCTTGAACATATATTTGTAGGAACACAGCATCATCTGTCCTGTATATTGAACTCTGTGAAGAACCTGCTATTGCATAAAGATGCATTTTGTTGTTTGGTTCTCtaaaatgtttgtaaaaaatTAATGTGTCAATGCTGAGATTGTCTTGCCATTTGGAAATGTCAAGAGATATTGTGATATTTCAGTGTCTTATGATTGAGACCATTTTTGAAAGCAGTTGACTTGTTGACTTGTTCTGATGGTATTCCAGACAGGGGTGTTGTCTGATTCCAACTGATTGAAGAAggaaatcaaattaaataaatgagctATTAAAATAATTTGATCTAAGTTTCTGATTCCTTTTGATTCACTCGGAGGATTGTGTTTGATTCATTTCAGAATATACAGTAGATTATTGTCATCAACAGGACATAATCAATAGGAAGGTCCCTCATCTTGATTACTCCAGCTCAGCATCGGGGTGTGAACAGCTGACTGTCTACACCTGATTTTCCAGAACATACAGTATCAAGCCACATGAAGCAACAAGAAAGTTGTTCATGAGCTTCAACCAAAGAACGCTGACACTAAATACAAAGTgcagtgtagtgtagtgtagtgtttaTACGGCAATTTATGTTTGAAcctggtgtttgttttgaagaagAGCTGTCTCTCCAAGACTGTCCAAGAACTCAGGTCTTTAATTCACAGCTTCACGTGTTCATTATCAACATAGTCAACAGGTTTGAAAAATCGAGCAAAtcttcatttaaaagaaatgaagttgaaaggatttttttctacAAGTTTAGAAGTTGTGGATGACACAGTCCTAAACCAGACCACCCCTATCTCTTTTAAAATATGTGTTGAGATTGTCATCAGAGTGCCATTTTGTATCTGATCATGAAttcaaatgaattaaatgagGAAGAATAGGTGGCAGTTCTATTCTTCCTTATACATGCAGAGTTGCTGCCATCAAGACAGATTCCTTTTCTGTTGCAGTTTGCAGTATTATTTGTGTGTCACTGTCTCCAAACCAACACTATTCATCTGCAAATATCTCTGACGGACTCACAGAAACATGAGGAGACCAGCGATGGGTTTGACGGCAGCAGTCTGTGGATTCCTGAATCTTCTTCTCTCAGTGACAGGTACGGTACAGACTGTGTGGTGGAAACTTCTAGATTGAAATAGAAATTGTATTCAGCTTCTGGATAAGTCTCACATAAACATCTTCATGGCGAGAACATGTAAAATGATGGAGATGGACATACGGGCGACTTCAACCTTTGtaagtttttctgttttcggAAGCTACAAGAGATCCTTTGTGGTATTCTTGAGGTTTATACTGGAATGTTTGAAAAAGCTGATATGTTCTGATAGATGATTTGATAATTGGTCAGTAACCTCACAAATCTTTACCTTATTAAATTATTACTTCGATGATTTGTGGAAGAGCTCTTGATCTCCACCAATTCgaggcaattttttttcttcgtaTTTCTGAGGTCTGAAGTACACAGTCATACAGACTGATGGGTGCAAACACTCCTCAGTTTTAAAATTACcccatattttatttccttaattGATATGATTTTGTGTTCTTGTGAAACACAAACCAATTTTTGGAAAACCTGATCGAGTCAATATAAATTCATTTCGACTTAACAAAGCAAAATTTAGAACACTGACCCTAAGTTTGTCTTTTTGCTGCCAAAGAGGCTTCTCACACTTAAAAACTGAGACTCAGCGCTCGACCACGGTCAAAACCAGTCctgcctcaaaaaaaaaaaaaaaaaaagggaagtcTTTAAAGTCCAAACCGTATTtctgagaaaaactgaaaaaaaaatgtatgaggagatttaaaaaaaaaaaaaaaaaacagatactgCTG
The nucleotide sequence above comes from Salarias fasciatus chromosome 6, fSalaFa1.1, whole genome shotgun sequence. Encoded proteins:
- the LOC115389541 gene encoding contactin-3-like isoform X1, which gives rise to MSFTAAAGGFVVGLLSLSVVGGQSNWGETDLTQVCAVEGGTVDLTCDYKYPHTTNHQTTRVMKELWFTKEGKAPVDLRTDSNYTNRWWCDCNEYGCILRITNLKKCDSGIYKYKIRTNHPAGVCLQAIQLSVTDLRVEVTKLHKTRGSKSVELNCQHSCPPHRVYMWFSNGRVMIRETSSSVFVPFQSTDRFSCAVRGFENITSPPVYGFMFSPPDAPNRPVVAVSPSGEIMEGSSVALTCGSDASPAATYTWYKRESFRNISHGAQLNFTSIQPSDSGGYYCTAENKLGVKRSQYTHIDVECAPTLLSVTSGGRTQSRASVSPGSGKYIAVGMIAAVLLTVAFATVFLWIRKKGVLKESSEPEDRPDNMGQRLPDAAQPEEQFHLHYASIHFINNQTDPPHCNMRADQTHRNMKDEDLTEYSAVKLKNAALRNKNQDVRQDPSELYSTVNKARGTQ
- the LOC115389541 gene encoding hemicentin-1-like isoform X2 translates to MSFTAAAGGFVVGLLSLSVVGGQSNWGETDLTQVCAVEGGTVDLTCDYKYPHTTNHQTTRVMKELWFTKEGKAPVDLRTDSNYTNRWWCDCNEYGCILRITNLKKCDSGIYKYKIRTNHPAGVCLQAIQLSVTDLRVEVTKLHKTRGSKSVELNCQHSCPPHRVYMWFSNGRVMIRETSSSVFVPFQSTDRFSCAVRGFENITSPPVYAPNRPVVAVSPSGEIMEGSSVALTCGSDASPAATYTWYKRESFRNISHGAQLNFTSIQPSDSGGYYCTAENKLGVKRSQYTHIDVECAPTLLSVTSGGRTQSRASVSPGSGKYIAVGMIAAVLLTVAFATVFLWIRKKGVLKESSEPEDRPDNMGQRLPDAAQPEEQFHLHYASIHFINNQTDPPHCNMRADQTHRNMKDEDLTEYSAVKLKNAALRNKNQDVRQDPSELYSTVNKARGTQ